The proteins below come from a single Agrococcus beijingensis genomic window:
- a CDS encoding lipocalin/fatty-acid binding family protein, whose translation MKSAXEKINGEWHTIILASDKREKIEDNGNFRLFLEQIHVLEKSLVLKFHTVRDEECSELSMVADKTEKAGEYSVTYDGFNTFTIPKTDYDNFLMAHLINEKDGETFQLMGLYGREPDLSSDIKERFAQLCEEHGILRENIIDLSNANRCLQARE comes from the coding sequence ATGAAGAGTGCTCNAGAAAAGATTAATGGGGAATGGCATACTATTATCCTGGCCTCTGACAAAAGAGAAAAGATAGAAGATAATGGCAACTTTAGACTTTTTCTGGAGCAAATCCATGTCTTGGAGAAATCCTTAGTTCTTAAATTCCATACTGTAAGAGATGAAGAGTGCTCCGAATTATCTATGGTTGCTGACAAAACAGAAAAGGCTGGTGAATATTCTGTGACGTATGATGGATTCAATACATTTACTATACCTAAGACAGACTATGATAACTTTCTTATGGCTCATCTCATTAACGAAAAGGATGGGGAAACCTTCCAGCTGATGGGGCTCTATGGCCGAGAACCAGATTTGAGTTCAGACATCAAGGAAAGGTTTGCACAACTATGTGAGGAGCATGGAATCCTTAGAGAAAATATCATTGACCTATCCAATGCCAATCGCTGCCTCCAGGCCCGAGAATGA
- a CDS encoding ATP-binding cassette domain-containing protein → MTHRIRQTAMLPQRIRFGDEDASLIEAVRETAPGRTPHEVRAQLARFLFRGARAEQRVQELSGGERFRLALARVLLADPAPQLLLLDEPTNSLDLDSVDRLVEALAAYRGALLVVSHDAAFLERLGLTRHWTIAGGALTEAPVVERREAP, encoded by the coding sequence GTGACGCACCGCATCCGCCAGACCGCGATGCTGCCGCAGCGGATCCGCTTCGGCGACGAGGATGCGAGCCTCATCGAGGCAGTGCGGGAGACCGCACCCGGCCGCACGCCGCACGAGGTGCGGGCGCAGCTGGCCAGGTTCCTGTTCCGCGGGGCGCGGGCCGAGCAGCGGGTGCAGGAGCTCTCGGGCGGCGAGCGGTTCAGGCTCGCGCTCGCGCGGGTGCTGCTGGCCGACCCGGCGCCGCAGCTGCTGCTGCTCGACGAGCCGACCAACTCGCTCGACCTCGACAGCGTCGACCGGCTGGTCGAGGCGCTCGCGGCCTACCGCGGGGCGCTGCTGGTGGTCAGCCACGACGCAGCGTTCCTCGAGCGGCTGGGGCTCACGCGGCACTGGACGATCGCGGGCGGCGCGCTCACCGAGGCTCCCGTGGTCGAGCGCCGGGAGGCGCCGTGA
- a CDS encoding IS256 family transposase, translated as MTKPNPEREERRRQQKEIADRLKASGALDELFAKIDAGEPLTGEGGLIGGMLKAALERGLDAELTEHVGYERGDSEASLHENSRNGTSSKTVATEVGDLELAIPRDRNGTFTPMLVPKGSRRLDGLDGMIISLYAGGMTLRDIQHHLASTLGTELSHETISKVVEQIGEEVLAWQSRPLEALYPVIFLDAIIVKIRDGGHVRNKAAHLAVGVDMDGIKHVLGIWVQATEGAKFWASVCAELANRGVRDVLIVCCDGLTGFPEAVEATWPEATVQTCVVHLIRAAMRFISYGDRKAVAAALKPIYQAATADAARDALDAFEASELGQRHPAAVKTFRDAWERFTPFLAFPPELRRVIYTTNSIESLNYQLRKVTKNRGHFPNDQAAVKLLWLAICDIEDKRARDRAKERGLPADRRRADGRLVEGQAVTNWKRALEQLSLSSAP; from the coding sequence ATGACGAAGCCGAACCCGGAGCGCGAGGAGCGGCGCCGGCAGCAGAAGGAGATCGCGGATCGGCTGAAGGCGTCGGGCGCGCTGGATGAGCTGTTCGCGAAGATCGACGCGGGCGAGCCGCTCACCGGCGAGGGCGGGCTGATCGGCGGGATGCTGAAGGCCGCGCTCGAGCGGGGCCTGGACGCGGAGCTGACCGAGCATGTCGGCTACGAGCGCGGCGACTCGGAGGCGTCGTTGCACGAGAACTCGCGCAACGGCACGTCGTCGAAGACGGTCGCGACCGAGGTTGGCGATCTCGAACTGGCGATCCCGCGCGACCGCAACGGCACCTTCACGCCGATGCTGGTCCCGAAGGGCTCGCGCCGCTTGGACGGGCTCGACGGGATGATCATCTCGCTCTACGCCGGCGGGATGACGCTGCGCGACATCCAGCACCACCTCGCCTCGACGCTCGGCACCGAGCTCAGCCACGAGACGATCTCGAAGGTCGTCGAGCAGATCGGCGAGGAGGTGCTGGCATGGCAGTCGCGGCCGCTGGAGGCCCTCTACCCGGTGATCTTCCTGGACGCGATCATCGTGAAGATCCGCGACGGCGGGCACGTGCGCAACAAGGCCGCGCATCTCGCCGTGGGCGTCGACATGGACGGCATCAAGCACGTGCTGGGCATCTGGGTGCAGGCGACCGAGGGCGCGAAGTTCTGGGCTTCCGTCTGCGCCGAGCTCGCCAACCGCGGCGTGCGCGACGTGCTGATCGTCTGCTGCGACGGCCTCACCGGCTTCCCCGAGGCGGTCGAGGCGACCTGGCCCGAGGCGACCGTGCAGACGTGCGTCGTGCACCTGATCCGCGCCGCCATGCGGTTCATCTCCTACGGCGACCGGAAGGCCGTCGCGGCCGCCCTCAAGCCGATCTACCAGGCCGCGACCGCCGACGCCGCGCGGGACGCGCTCGACGCGTTCGAGGCGTCCGAGCTCGGCCAACGCCACCCGGCCGCGGTGAAGACGTTCCGCGACGCGTGGGAGCGGTTCACGCCGTTCCTGGCGTTCCCACCCGAGCTGCGGCGGGTGATCTACACGACCAACTCGATCGAGTCGCTCAACTACCAGCTGCGGAAGGTGACCAAGAACCGCGGCCACTTCCCCAACGACCAAGCCGCGGTCAAGCTGCTCTGGCTGGCGATCTGCGACATCGAGGACAAACGGGCACGCGACCGCGCCAAGGAACGCGGCCTACCCGCCGACCGGCGCAGAGCCGACGGCCGGCTCGTCGAGGGCCAGGCCGTCACGAACTGGAAACGCGCCCTCGAGCAGCTCTCACTCAGTAGTGCCCCATAA
- a CDS encoding integrase catalytic domain-containing protein gives MQRAPRPRTYGYDTLRLLIRVWMLAGQPAGKYLAVTMPLWLPKLEQHHEFGEDTQRLDDHTRAQLLAVSGATIDRLLKPTRDGMRLTGISGTKPGPLLRNSIQVRKAGDEHEQDPGFCELDLVLHCGPTLKGEFCRSLTVTSVATGWTENRALRNGAHRWVLEAMPLIEQRLPFPLTGIDTDNGGEFINDALINWAGERDLFFTRARPYHSNDNAHVEQKNGDVVRRFAFHYRYDTAMELRLLNELYDLVRIRFNMFTAPTNATGWRVNRNGKATRVYDKPRTPYQRVIDSGVLSDQKQAELEAIFDATNPAELTRRQPPSGYTTLWGTTE, from the coding sequence GTGCAACGTGCGCCGCGGCCGCGCACGTACGGCTACGACACGTTGCGGCTGCTGATCCGTGTCTGGATGCTCGCGGGCCAGCCCGCCGGCAAGTATCTGGCCGTGACGATGCCGCTGTGGCTGCCGAAGCTCGAGCAGCACCACGAGTTCGGCGAGGACACGCAGCGGCTCGACGATCACACCCGTGCGCAGCTGCTGGCGGTCTCGGGCGCGACGATCGACCGGCTGCTGAAGCCCACCCGCGACGGGATGCGGCTGACCGGCATCTCGGGCACCAAGCCCGGACCGCTGCTGCGCAACTCGATCCAGGTCCGCAAGGCCGGCGACGAGCACGAGCAGGATCCCGGCTTCTGCGAGCTGGATCTGGTGCTGCATTGCGGGCCGACGCTCAAGGGCGAGTTCTGCCGCTCGTTGACGGTCACCAGCGTCGCCACCGGCTGGACCGAGAACCGGGCGCTGCGCAACGGCGCGCACCGATGGGTGCTCGAAGCGATGCCGCTGATCGAGCAGCGCCTGCCGTTCCCGCTCACCGGCATCGACACCGACAACGGCGGCGAGTTCATCAACGACGCGCTGATCAACTGGGCCGGCGAGCGAGACCTGTTCTTCACCCGCGCCCGCCCCTACCACTCGAACGACAACGCGCACGTGGAGCAGAAGAACGGCGACGTCGTCCGCCGGTTCGCGTTCCACTACCGCTACGACACGGCGATGGAGCTGCGGCTGCTGAACGAGCTCTACGACCTGGTCCGGATCCGGTTCAACATGTTCACCGCCCCCACCAACGCGACCGGCTGGCGCGTCAACCGCAACGGCAAGGCCACGCGCGTCTACGACAAGCCCCGCACCCCGTACCAGCGCGTGATCGACAGCGGCGTTCTCAGCGACCAGAAGCAGGCCGAGCTCGAGGCGATCTTCGACGCGACCAACCCGGCCGAGCTGACCCGCCGCCAGCCACCGAGCGGCTACACCACTTTATGGGGCACTACTGAGTGA
- a CDS encoding IS110 family transposase, which translates to MLSARPADAPMRKGGSMMANQEPEVVVGVDTHADTLHAAVVDMTGRRLGDAGFPATGAGYAALLAFAIAHGRIVRAGVEGTNSYGAGLADHLRGAGIDVREVIRPSRQQRRRRGKSDPVDAYAAAAVALADDDMPTPKSRDGQIEQIRALLMPARFRAGPAPLSPAASPRVRAARAPSRPWATRPPGRTRSLG; encoded by the coding sequence GTGCTGTCTGCCCGCCCGGCCGACGCCCCGATGAGAAAGGGCGGTTCCATGATGGCAAATCAGGAACCAGAAGTGGTGGTTGGAGTCGACACGCACGCCGACACGCTGCACGCGGCGGTGGTCGATATGACCGGCCGCCGGCTCGGTGATGCGGGCTTCCCCGCCACCGGCGCCGGCTACGCGGCGCTGCTCGCGTTCGCGATCGCGCACGGCCGGATCGTGCGGGCCGGCGTCGAGGGCACCAACTCGTACGGCGCCGGGCTCGCGGATCACCTGCGCGGCGCGGGCATCGACGTGCGCGAGGTGATCCGGCCGTCCCGGCAGCAGCGGCGACGACGCGGCAAGTCCGACCCGGTCGACGCGTACGCGGCGGCAGCGGTGGCGCTGGCCGACGACGACATGCCGACCCCGAAATCGCGCGACGGGCAGATCGAGCAGATCCGTGCGCTGCTGATGCCGGCGCGGTTCCGCGCGGGGCCGGCCCCGCTCAGCCCGGCGGCGTCGCCGAGGGTGCGCGCGGCGCGGGCACCCTCGCGGCCTTGGGCGACCCGGCCGCCAGGCCGCACCCGGTCGCTCGGGTGA
- a CDS encoding IS5 family transposase (programmed frameshift): MDARSRRLSDAQWAVIAPLLPSNAGRRGHPFRDDRRVVEGIIYRFRTGVSWRDVPRSEFGPWQTVWKRHRRYAADGTWDRVLQALLSDADAAGLIDWDVSVDATIARAHQHATNTSRPEHRTQGAGSNYRNRPLDEVEPAGHGIGRSRGGLTTKIHHAVDGKGLPLAIVVTGGQRNDGAMLVHLLDEIRVPRPRGGRARSRPDAVLADKAYASGVNRRLLRERGIKAVIPEKSDQIAARKRKGSAGGRPPAFDPHAYKDRNVVERSFALAKQWRGIATRYDKLATTYRAGVVLHACLTWAALLGDMP; encoded by the exons GTGGATGCTCGTTCTCGTCGCTTGAGTGATGCCCAGTGGGCGGTGATCGCGCCGTTGCTGCCATCGAACGCGGGCCGTCGTGGGCACCCGTTCCGGGATGATCGGCGGGTGGTGGAGGGCATCATCTACCGGTTCCGGACCGGGGTCTCGTGGCGGGACGTGCCGCGGTCGGAGTTCGGGCCGTGGCAGACGGTCTGGAAGCGGCACCGCCGCTACGCAGCCGATGGCACCTGGGATCGGGTGTTGCAGGCGCTGCTGTCCGACGCGGACGCGGCGGGCCTGATCGACTGGGATGTCAGCGTGGACGCGACGATCGCACGTGCGCACCAGCACGCCACGAACACCAGCCGCCCCGAGCA CAGGACACAGGGGGCAGGATCGAACTACAGGAATCGGCCGCTCGATGAGGTCGAGCCGGCCGGGCACGGCATCGGCCGCTCCCGCGGAGGCCTGACGACCAAGATCCATCATGCCGTCGACGGCAAGGGGCTGCCGCTGGCGATCGTGGTCACCGGCGGGCAGCGCAACGACGGCGCGATGCTCGTCCACCTGCTCGACGAGATCCGCGTGCCGCGTCCGCGCGGCGGCCGGGCCCGCAGCCGCCCGGACGCCGTGCTGGCGGACAAGGCCTACGCCAGTGGCGTGAACCGGCGCTTGCTGCGCGAGCGCGGCATCAAGGCCGTGATCCCCGAGAAGAGCGACCAGATCGCCGCCCGCAAGCGCAAGGGCAGCGCCGGCGGCCGTCCGCCGGCGTTCGACCCCCACGCCTACAAGGATCGCAACGTCGTCGAGCGATCCTTCGCGCTCGCGAAGCAATGGCGCGGCATCGCCACCCGCTACGACAAGCTCGCCACCACCTATCGTGCCGGCGTTGTCCTCCATGCCTGCCTCACCTGGGCCGCACTATTGGGAGACATGCCCTAG